Proteins from a genomic interval of Mycolicibacterium grossiae:
- a CDS encoding ABC transporter ATP-binding protein: protein MTPPRPHHAGGARIEARDWGWQHAGRARPTISGLDLVVAPGQRVLLLGASGSGKSTVLLGLAGLLGGSEDGHQTGQLLVDGAPPAQNRQRIGMVLQDPDGQVILPRIGDDVAFGMENFGVPREAIWPRVAESLAAVGLHLPLDRRTSALSGGQKQRLALAGVLAMAPGVILLDEPTANLDPQGVLEVRDAVAVAAARTGATLVVVEHRTSVWLPVVDRVVVLGAAGEVIADGPPDETVTREREHLTSAGVWVPGGALPQLTRTRRTDRDSQLTASELEVGQPGAPSLRHRLDVDIPSGTTTVITGPNGVGKSTLALTLGGLLPARRGRLEAAADLAPHPRRRDPARWRSRELLTRIGSVFQDPEHQFLTGRVRDEVALGPRALRRSDAAVTGVVDEILGRLRLAHLADANPYTLSGGEKRRLSVATVLATRPRVVVLDEPTFGQDRTTWEELVRLLAAAADDGIAVVAGTHDLDLVEVLADRRIDLPAQPAPAVAS, encoded by the coding sequence CGCGGGACGTGCACGCCCGACGATCTCCGGGCTCGACCTCGTCGTCGCACCCGGGCAGCGGGTGCTGCTGCTGGGAGCGTCCGGCTCGGGCAAGTCGACCGTCCTACTCGGCCTCGCCGGCCTCCTCGGCGGCAGCGAAGACGGTCACCAGACGGGGCAGCTGCTCGTCGACGGCGCACCGCCCGCGCAGAACCGGCAGCGCATCGGCATGGTCCTGCAGGATCCCGACGGCCAGGTCATCCTGCCGCGCATCGGTGACGACGTCGCCTTCGGCATGGAGAACTTCGGCGTACCCCGGGAGGCGATCTGGCCCCGGGTCGCCGAGAGCCTCGCCGCGGTCGGGCTGCACCTCCCGCTCGACCGCCGGACGTCGGCGCTGTCGGGCGGGCAGAAGCAGCGCCTCGCACTTGCCGGTGTCCTAGCCATGGCACCCGGGGTGATCCTCCTCGACGAACCGACGGCCAACCTCGATCCGCAGGGCGTCCTCGAGGTCCGCGACGCCGTCGCCGTCGCCGCAGCGCGCACCGGCGCCACGCTCGTCGTCGTCGAACACCGCACGTCGGTCTGGTTGCCCGTCGTCGACCGCGTGGTGGTGCTCGGCGCCGCGGGCGAAGTCATCGCCGACGGGCCGCCGGACGAGACGGTTACCCGCGAACGCGAGCACCTCACCTCTGCCGGCGTCTGGGTGCCCGGTGGCGCACTGCCCCAGCTCACCCGCACCCGCCGCACCGACCGGGACAGTCAGCTGACCGCGTCCGAACTCGAGGTGGGCCAGCCGGGTGCCCCGTCCCTGCGGCACCGTCTCGACGTCGACATCCCCTCGGGCACGACGACGGTCATCACCGGGCCCAACGGCGTCGGCAAGTCCACGCTCGCGCTGACGCTCGGCGGTCTACTGCCGGCGCGGCGAGGCCGCCTGGAGGCGGCCGCCGACCTGGCGCCGCACCCGCGGCGACGCGACCCGGCCCGGTGGCGCTCGCGCGAACTGCTCACCCGCATCGGCAGCGTCTTCCAGGATCCCGAGCACCAGTTCCTCACCGGTCGGGTGCGCGACGAGGTGGCGCTCGGACCGCGTGCGCTGCGGCGTTCCGACGCGGCGGTCACCGGCGTCGTCGACGAGATCCTCGGACGGCTTCGGCTGGCCCACCTCGCCGACGCCAATCCCTACACCCTCTCCGGTGGCGAGAAGCGCCGACTTTCCGTGGCGACCGTGCTCGCCACCAGGCCGCGGGTCGTCGTGCTCGACGAACCGACCTTCGGCCAGGACCGCACCACCTGGGAGGAACTCGTCCGACTGTTGGCGGCCGCCGCTGACGATGGCATCGCGGTGGTGGCCGGCACCCACGACCTCGACCTCGTCGAGGTGCTGGCCGATCGACGCATCGACCTGCCGGCGCAGCCCGCGCCGGCCGTGGCGTCGTGA
- a CDS encoding DUF4344 domain-containing metallopeptidase gives MTTQRIWAGRPLWPLAVCAVLLAGCSSDDAAGPSEVTAERPGPATTAVQADAAAPEPADGRMIVRWDEATSQEAIDGRKLLQDNQVLDTMAQDADDLLKLPQDIQLIGAQCDEPNAFWSPEDRAMTICYEDPMSGLDIFTKAGDVDPVASAVGVEIATFFHEMGHMTIDLYDLPATGREEDVADQLAAFMLLQPDDDGTLDPDDVKAVVDSAREWDYYGQLEDEVDDDAFADEHSLNETRKFNLLCWVYGADPEGQAYLVDQGMLPERRAERCEDEWFKLDRAWSTLLGPHLKD, from the coding sequence ATGACCACCCAACGCATCTGGGCGGGCCGGCCGCTGTGGCCCCTTGCCGTGTGCGCCGTCCTGCTGGCGGGATGCAGCAGCGACGACGCCGCCGGCCCGTCCGAGGTCACCGCCGAGCGGCCCGGACCGGCGACCACCGCGGTGCAGGCCGACGCGGCGGCACCCGAACCGGCCGATGGCCGCATGATCGTCCGGTGGGACGAGGCCACCAGCCAGGAAGCCATCGATGGCCGAAAGTTGCTGCAGGACAATCAGGTCCTCGACACCATGGCGCAGGACGCCGACGACCTGCTGAAGCTGCCGCAGGACATCCAGCTGATCGGTGCGCAGTGCGACGAACCGAATGCGTTCTGGAGTCCCGAGGATCGCGCGATGACGATCTGCTACGAGGATCCGATGTCCGGGCTCGACATCTTCACCAAGGCCGGGGACGTCGATCCCGTCGCGTCCGCGGTCGGCGTCGAGATCGCGACGTTCTTCCACGAGATGGGTCACATGACCATCGATCTGTACGACCTCCCGGCGACGGGTCGCGAGGAGGACGTCGCCGATCAACTCGCCGCCTTCATGCTGCTACAGCCCGACGACGACGGGACACTCGATCCGGACGACGTGAAGGCCGTCGTCGATTCCGCCCGGGAATGGGACTACTACGGACAGCTCGAGGACGAGGTGGACGACGATGCATTCGCCGACGAGCACTCACTCAACGAGACGCGCAAGTTCAACCTGCTGTGCTGGGTGTACGGCGCCGACCCGGAGGGCCAGGCCTACCTCGTCGACCAGGGCATGCTGCCCGAGCGCCGCGCGGAACGCTGTGAGGACGAGTGGTTCAAGCTGGACCGCGCATGGTCGACGCTTCTCGGCCCACACCTGAAGGACTGA
- a CDS encoding NADPH-dependent F420 reductase: protein MRIGIIGAGLIGGTLTRRLRELGHDVAVANSRSPETLGDLAAETGATAVWAKDAARDADLVIVSIPQKNVPDLATGIVDERRPGAPVIETNNYYPQQRDGRIDAIEDGMVESQWVAEQIGAPVYKVFNGIWWKHLLESGKPHGTAGRIALPVAGDDGPGRDLVHDVVDALGFDPVDAGPISESWRQQPGSPVYGKDLDADGTRRALAAASPERTAEWRAT, encoded by the coding sequence GTGCGAATCGGAATCATCGGAGCAGGGCTGATCGGCGGGACGTTGACGCGGCGTCTGCGGGAACTCGGCCATGACGTGGCGGTCGCCAACTCGCGCTCGCCCGAGACGCTCGGCGATCTCGCCGCCGAGACCGGCGCGACGGCGGTGTGGGCGAAGGATGCGGCCCGCGACGCCGACCTGGTGATCGTCAGCATCCCGCAGAAGAACGTGCCCGACCTGGCGACGGGCATCGTCGACGAACGCCGTCCGGGCGCGCCCGTCATCGAGACGAACAACTACTACCCGCAGCAGCGCGACGGCCGCATCGACGCGATCGAGGACGGGATGGTGGAGAGCCAGTGGGTCGCCGAGCAGATCGGCGCGCCGGTGTACAAGGTGTTCAACGGCATCTGGTGGAAGCACCTCCTGGAGAGCGGGAAGCCCCACGGCACGGCAGGTCGCATCGCGCTGCCCGTCGCGGGCGACGACGGACCCGGCCGCGACCTGGTGCACGACGTCGTCGACGCGTTGGGCTTCGATCCGGTCGACGCCGGGCCCATCTCGGAATCCTGGCGGCAGCAACCCGGTTCGCCGGTCTACGGCAAGGACCTCGATGCCGACGGGACCCGCCGAGCGCTCGCCGCTGCCTCGCCGGAACGCACCGCGGAATGGCGCGCCACGTAG
- a CDS encoding AAA family ATPase, with translation MAASTVLIDGRSGAGKTTLARHLKRRWPGSVVVHLDAVYPGWDGLLAGAEHVRAELLSPRRRGDAGRWQRWSWVTSSPAEWHTVAHDRPLIVEGCGALTPATRALADVAIWVECAEPIRKQRALRRDGDTLAAHWDHWAAQERDHIDRHDPHGLADIVVTD, from the coding sequence GTGGCAGCGAGCACCGTCCTGATCGACGGACGCTCCGGTGCCGGCAAGACCACGCTCGCCCGGCACCTGAAACGCCGCTGGCCCGGCAGCGTCGTGGTGCACCTCGACGCCGTCTACCCGGGGTGGGACGGCCTGCTGGCCGGCGCGGAACACGTGCGCGCGGAGCTACTTTCGCCGCGGCGCCGGGGAGATGCTGGTCGGTGGCAGCGGTGGAGCTGGGTCACCTCGTCGCCCGCCGAGTGGCACACCGTCGCACACGACCGGCCGCTCATCGTCGAGGGGTGCGGGGCGCTCACGCCCGCCACGCGGGCGCTTGCGGACGTCGCGATCTGGGTCGAGTGCGCGGAGCCCATCCGCAAGCAACGTGCGCTCCGACGGGACGGCGACACGCTGGCCGCACACTGGGACCATTGGGCGGCACAGGAGCGCGACCACATCGACCGCCACGACCCGCACGGGCTGGCCGACATCGTCGTGACGGATTGA
- a CDS encoding energy-coupling factor transporter transmembrane component T family protein, with product MTAPPTSRTRRVNPVATLAATAIIAGALVLSVDWVSSSTALVLEVLVIAVLRIPLRALVRRLVPLGLAAVLTALTILLYGQPSGTIHWHFLLVTVSDGSIDLSLATLLRVLAIALPSVALFIGTDPTELADALGQVLRMPSRFVLGALAGIRLVGILGDDWRTIGHARRARGVGDHARVRRTAGQAFALLVSAIRRGSMLATAMEARGLGAHPTRTWARPSSLHARDAALIAAGVVIAATAVGASVLSGHWNFIGR from the coding sequence GTGACGGCGCCGCCGACGAGCCGTACTCGGCGCGTCAACCCCGTCGCGACGCTGGCGGCCACGGCGATCATCGCCGGCGCGCTCGTCCTCAGCGTCGACTGGGTGTCTTCATCGACGGCGCTCGTCCTCGAGGTCCTGGTGATCGCCGTTCTGCGAATCCCGTTGCGCGCGTTGGTCCGTCGCCTGGTGCCGCTTGGGCTCGCGGCCGTGCTGACGGCGCTCACCATCCTGCTGTACGGACAGCCGTCGGGGACGATCCACTGGCACTTCCTGCTCGTCACCGTCAGCGACGGATCCATCGACCTGTCACTGGCGACGCTGTTGCGGGTACTGGCGATCGCGCTACCGTCGGTGGCCCTGTTCATCGGTACCGATCCGACCGAACTGGCCGACGCGCTCGGTCAGGTCCTGCGGATGCCGTCGCGTTTCGTCCTCGGCGCGTTGGCGGGAATCCGTCTCGTCGGGATCCTCGGCGACGACTGGCGCACCATCGGGCATGCCCGCCGCGCCAGGGGCGTGGGCGACCACGCCCGCGTCCGCCGGACCGCGGGCCAGGCCTTCGCGCTGCTGGTGTCTGCGATCCGGCGCGGCTCCATGCTGGCCACCGCCATGGAGGCCCGCGGCCTGGGCGCCCATCCGACGCGGACCTGGGCACGTCCGTCGTCGCTGCACGCGCGGGACGCGGCGTTGATCGCCGCGGGCGTCGTCATCGCGGCCACGGCCGTCGGCGCATCGGTGCTGAGCGGGCACTGGAACTTCATTGGACGCTGA